Proteins from a genomic interval of Rosa chinensis cultivar Old Blush chromosome 2, RchiOBHm-V2, whole genome shotgun sequence:
- the LOC112190277 gene encoding transcription termination factor MTERF5, chloroplastic has translation MKAFCAIRVADFASPLQVLFSTGRCCNVNDSSFKLTYHYPLKFVRTRVAFPQKLFICRARFADSGVEGSFSLKLVSPALLAAEKEEAKAVLTLFLKKQGLSHTIAARTINKSELFIDHLVARLHSVHKSRYLVGRELTTLEIREALIPYLESLLEEHGIYMVDVVESFPDAPVKAKPAAPVIKSQSSVDLKKLRAISRVSEIGPAGKLPPHILYLLELGMDLDQIKGIARRFPSFAYYSLEGKIKPTVEFLLDLGVPKSDIPTILFKRPQLCGISLYENIMPTMRFLENLGVDKKQWAKVIYRFPALLTYSRQKVKTTVDFLYEMGLSEEIIGKVLTRCPNIISYSVEEKLRPTAEYFCSLGVDVGVLLSRSPTVFGLSIEANLKPVTEFFYGRGYTMEEIGTMISRYGALYTFSLTENLMPKWEFFLTMDYSKSELVKFPQYFGYSLVERIKPRYALMKECGVMLLLNQLLSLSAANFDKALKKKIEKVAAANGDDPDTDVEI, from the exons ATGAAAGCATTCTGCGCCATACGGGTCGCCGACTTTGCTTCTCCTCTACAAGTCTTATTCAGCACCGGAAG GTGTTGCAATGTGAATGATTCAAGCTTCAAGTTGACGTATCACTACCCACTGAAGTTTGTGAG GACGAGAGTTGCTTTCCCTCAAAAGCTATTTATCTGTCGGGCGAGGTTTG CGGACTCTGGGGTGGAAGGGTCATTTAGCTTAAAGCTGGTATCTCCCGCTCTTTTGGCGGCTGAGAAAGAAGAAGCCAAAGCTGTCCTAACCTTGTTCTTGAAGAAACAAGGTCTCAGCCATACAATTGCTGCGAGAACCATAAACAAGTCGGAGCTTTTCATTGATCACCTTGTCGCTAGGCTTCATTCTGTTCATAAATCCCGGTATCTAGTAG GACGGGAGCTAACCACGCTTGAGATAAGGGAGGCTCTGATCCCTTACCTTGAATCCCTTCTAGAGGAGCATGGAATTTATATGGTAGATGTGGTGGAAAGCTTTCCAGATGCACCAGTTAAAGCAAAGCCAGCTGCACCAGTTATTAAATCTCAGTCATCTGTTGACTTAAAGAAGTTGAGAGCCATATCTAGAGTAAGTGAGATAGGCCCAGCTGGGAAGCTCCCACCTCACATCCTATACCTTTTAGAGCTTGGAATGGATCTTGATCAAATAAAGGGTATTGCACGCAGATTTCCATCTTTTGCCTACTACAGTTTGGAGGGAAAAATAAAACCAACTGTCGAGTTTCTCCTTGATCTTGGGGTCCCAAAATCTGATATTCCTACAATCCTCTTTAAGAGGCCTCAGCTGTGCGGAATCAGTCTTTATGAAAATATTATGCCCACCATGAGATTCTTAGAAAACCTAGGTGTGGACAAGAAACAGTGGGCAAAAGTGATATACCGCTTTCCAGCCCTCCTCACATATAGTAGGCAGAAGGTGAAAACAACAGTGGATTTCCTCTATGAAATGGGCCTTTCAGAAGAGATCATAGGTAAGGTTTTGACGAGGTGCCCGAACATTATAAGTTACAGTGTCGAGGAGAAGTTACGGCCCACAGCTGAGTACTTTTGCTCACTGGGGGTGGATGTTGGTGTTCTTCTAAGTCGATCTCCCACAGTTTTTGGCCTTAGTATTGAGGCCAACTTGAAGCCTGTGACAGAGTTTTTCTATGGAAGGGGATATACTATGGAGGAAATTGGAACCATGATTTCAAGGTATGGAGCTTTATATACTTTCAGCTTGACAGAGAACTTGATGCCGAAATGGGAGTTCTTTTTGACCATGGATTATTCAAAATCAGAGCTGGTTAAATTCCCTCAATACTTTGGTTATAGTTTGGTAGAAAGGATTAAACCAAGATATGCACTTATGAAGGAATGTGGAGTGATGTTACTATTGAACCAGTTGTTATCACTATCGGCTGCTAACTTTGATAAGGctcttaaaaagaaaattgagaaaGTGGCTGCTGCCAATGGTGACGATCCTGACACAGACGTTGAAATATGA
- the LOC112190325 gene encoding ribosome-recycling factor isoform X2 produces MAVFLRRGFSIRNALLRRSSALYGCDLPLCNSETPQRILCPPALEFLKESRRGFAKGRKSNESSGTTMEVLPDMGPIIKANATSHMEAAIAALSVELSKLRTGRASPGMLDHIIVETSGLKLPLHQIAVVSVMDSKTLSINPFDPNALKNIETAIVESPLGLNPKTDGERLIAAIPPLTKEHVQAICKVVNKSCEDGRLSIRRGRQKAMDTIKKLYSSYPKDDLKRLEKEVEELTKKHIKKAEDLCKAKEKEIAGG; encoded by the exons ATGGCGGTCTTTCTCCGACGCGGATTCTCAATCCGAAACGCGCTTCTCCGACGAAGCTCAGCTCTGTACGGCTGCGATCTCCCGCTCTGCAACTCAGAGACGCCGCAAAGGATTCTCTGTCCTCCGGCTCTTGAATTTCTGAAAGAAAGTCGCAGAGGCTTCGCCAAAGGCCGTAAATCAA ATGAATCGTCTGGAACTACAATGGAGGTTTTACCAGATATGGGACCCATCATCAAGGCCAATGCGACCTCACATATGGAGGCTGCAATTGCAGCATTGTCAGTAGAACTGAGCAAACTACGCACCGGAAGAGCATCACCAG GAATGCTGGACCACATTATTGTGGAAACCAGTGGGCTGAAGCTGCCCTTGCATCAGATAGCGGTTGTTTCGGTCATGGATTCAAAAACGTTATCGATCAATCCGTTTGATCCAAAT GCCTTGAAAAATATAGAGACTGCCATTGTTGAATCTCCCTTGGGTTTAAATCCTAAAACCGATGGGGAGCGATTGATTGCTGCTATTCCTCC ATTGACCAAGGAGCATGTTCAG GCTATCTGTAAAGTGGTTAACAAGTCTTGTGAAGATGGCAGACTAAGCAtaagaagaggtcgccaaaag GCAATGGATACAATTAAAAAGCTATATTCAAGCTACCCTAAGGACGACTTAAAAAGACTGGAGAAAGAG GTTGAGGAGCTGACTAAAAAGCATATCAAGAAAGCGGAGGACTTGTGCAAGGCAAAGGAGAAGGAGATTGCTGGTGGTTAA
- the LOC112190325 gene encoding ribosome-recycling factor isoform X1, which produces MAVFLRRGFSIRNALLRRSSALYGCDLPLCNSETPQRILCPPALEFLKESRRGFAKGRKSKDESSGTTMEVLPDMGPIIKANATSHMEAAIAALSVELSKLRTGRASPGMLDHIIVETSGLKLPLHQIAVVSVMDSKTLSINPFDPNALKNIETAIVESPLGLNPKTDGERLIAAIPPLTKEHVQAICKVVNKSCEDGRLSIRRGRQKAMDTIKKLYSSYPKDDLKRLEKEVEELTKKHIKKAEDLCKAKEKEIAGG; this is translated from the exons ATGGCGGTCTTTCTCCGACGCGGATTCTCAATCCGAAACGCGCTTCTCCGACGAAGCTCAGCTCTGTACGGCTGCGATCTCCCGCTCTGCAACTCAGAGACGCCGCAAAGGATTCTCTGTCCTCCGGCTCTTGAATTTCTGAAAGAAAGTCGCAGAGGCTTCGCCAAAGGCCGTAAATCAA AAGATGAATCGTCTGGAACTACAATGGAGGTTTTACCAGATATGGGACCCATCATCAAGGCCAATGCGACCTCACATATGGAGGCTGCAATTGCAGCATTGTCAGTAGAACTGAGCAAACTACGCACCGGAAGAGCATCACCAG GAATGCTGGACCACATTATTGTGGAAACCAGTGGGCTGAAGCTGCCCTTGCATCAGATAGCGGTTGTTTCGGTCATGGATTCAAAAACGTTATCGATCAATCCGTTTGATCCAAAT GCCTTGAAAAATATAGAGACTGCCATTGTTGAATCTCCCTTGGGTTTAAATCCTAAAACCGATGGGGAGCGATTGATTGCTGCTATTCCTCC ATTGACCAAGGAGCATGTTCAG GCTATCTGTAAAGTGGTTAACAAGTCTTGTGAAGATGGCAGACTAAGCAtaagaagaggtcgccaaaag GCAATGGATACAATTAAAAAGCTATATTCAAGCTACCCTAAGGACGACTTAAAAAGACTGGAGAAAGAG GTTGAGGAGCTGACTAAAAAGCATATCAAGAAAGCGGAGGACTTGTGCAAGGCAAAGGAGAAGGAGATTGCTGGTGGTTAA